The genomic DNA CAAGGGATGATTGAACAATTTCGTCTTTTTAAAAGGGGCCGTTCCCAGGGAAAGAAAATCTATTATTGTGAGTTTTTCGACGAGACCGGCACCAGAATAAGAACCCTCTCAACCGGGCAGACGTCAAAAGCCGCTGCCCGGAACTGGTCAATCCATCAGATAACCCAGGGGCTCGTCCATGTAAAAAAGGATCAGAAATTTGCCCAGTTCGCTGAAAACTGGTTTATCTGGGATAAATGTGATTATCTGAAAAGAGAGATCAACCGAAGAGGCTATCGGCGAAGCTATGCCGATATACAACGCAATCTTCTGACCAATTATATTACACCTACATTTGGCAAATACAAACTCTCACAGATTACGGTTCAGAGAATAGAGAAATGGCTCTTTGATATAAGAGACAACAAAATCATTCCCGCCTCCAAAAAAGATGACAAAAAGTATAAAGAAAAGAAAAAAGCATCAACAACCAAAGCCAATGTCACGGCAAACCGCTGTCTAGCTGTTTTGAAAATCATGATGAAGGAAGCTCTTCGATTGCAACTTATCTCCTCTGATCCTGCTTCTCTGGTCAAAAAGCTCAAAGAAGATTCTAAAAACAAGGGGTTATTGACTCGTGATGAGGTCAGAACGCTTTTTAATCCCCAGAGGATAGAAGAAGTATGGGGGAAAGATAAACTGTTCTATGCCATCTCTGTTCTTGCTGCAACAACAGGTATGAGGATGGGAGAAGTTCAGGCTCTTCAATTCAAAGATGTATTTGAAGACCATATTCTCGTTAATCACTCATGGGACAGGAAGTACGGTTTGGTTTCGCCCAAAGCGAACTCAACAAGAGCGATCAGTTTACCCTGCTATGTCTCTGAAGTACTTCAAAACATAATCGAGCAACAAAAGATTACCGATGAGGATGCGATAATCTTTCAGGGAAAAATTCCCGGACAGCCTGTTGATCACCGG from Spirochaeta isovalerica includes the following:
- a CDS encoding tyrosine-type recombinase/integrase codes for the protein MIEQFRLFKRGRSQGKKIYYCEFFDETGTRIRTLSTGQTSKAAARNWSIHQITQGLVHVKKDQKFAQFAENWFIWDKCDYLKREINRRGYRRSYADIQRNLLTNYITPTFGKYKLSQITVQRIEKWLFDIRDNKIIPASKKDDKKYKEKKKASTTKANVTANRCLAVLKIMMKEALRLQLISSDPASLVKKLKEDSKNKGLLTRDEVRTLFNPQRIEEVWGKDKLFYAISVLAATTGMRMGEVQALQFKDVFEDHILVNHSWDRKYGLVSPKANSTRAISLPCYVSEVLQNIIEQQKITDEDAIIFQGKIPGQPVDHRAIVKHLYKALENIDISDSQRRERNITFHSWRHFFNTFMRGKVSDIQLRKVTGHRTEAMTDHYDHQLLEELEEIRQVQNTIL